In the Silvanigrella aquatica genome, ATGCCTGAATAACTTCTGGGTGAATGCCCGTAATGCCACAGTCAAAGGAAGAGCGTTCGCCTGCTTCACGAATCATTTGATCGAATTCACTACGGGTTTTTTGGACAACTTCTTCAATGCGGGCAGGATGAATGCGACCATCAGCTACGAGTCTTTCTATAGCTGTTTTGGCTATTTCTCTGCGTATGGGATTAAAACAAGAAATAATGACAGCTTCGGGAGTGTCATCAATGATGAGATCGACCCCTGTTGCTTGTTCTATGGTGCGGATATTACGACCTTCTCGACCAATTATACGTCCCTTCATGTCGTCCGTAGGGAGGCTGATCACAGAAACAGTGGCGTCGGTGACAAATTCGTTGGCTATGCGTTGAATTGAAGTCGCAATTATCCCTCGCGCTCTTTCATCGGCTACTTTACGAGCCTCTTCTTCGGCACTGCGGATTTCAGCGCTGGCAGCTTTACGAACCTCGACTTCAATGGTTTTTTTAAGTTGTTCGCGTGCTTCTTCTTGTGAAAGACGAGCTACAGTCTCAAGGCGAGACTTGCTTTCTTCAAGGGTTTCTTGAGCTTTTTTAAGAGCGTCTTGAATTTTTTGTTCCTCGGCCTCAGCGCTGTCCCATTTTTGCTTTAGCTCTTTTTCTTTTTGGTCTAAGAGCTGTGCTTTTTTCTCAATTGTTTCTTCACGTTTTTGAATTCGTGTTTCCACTTTTTTAATTTCTAGGTTTTTTTCTCTTTGAATGCGTTCAAAATCGCGTCCTTCATTTATGGCAACTTCTTTAGCTTCACGTAGGGCTTTTTTGACAAGTTCCTCGGCTTGTAGACGCGCCTCGGCGAGTCTTTTTTCTGCTTCTTCATGCTTGAGTTTGAACTCTTGGGCTAAGGCGCGCATATTCATAGTGTGCACCCCTAAAAACGCAAGAGCGGCCACAGCTATTCCGATAGCTATGAGTAAGATAAATTCCCAGGCTCCCATTTTAAAACAACTCCAACTGCAACTTTTAAGTATATTGATGCCATGGTAAGTCCTTTCAAGGACATACCGGGCGTATTCAGTTTCCGACCTTAGAACATCGTATAGATTTTTACCAGTAATAGATATATTGTGAAATAGCTTTGCTGATTAAAATAAAAAAAGGCTGGCAATATAAATTGTCAGCCTTTTTTAATATGGTGCGGATGGGCGGACTCGAACCGCCATGCTTGCGCACACGCCCCTCAAACGTGCGTGTCTACCAATTTCACCACATCCGCAGTGAGGGGGTTACTACCTTATGGCGTGACAAAGGTCAACTTTTTTAGGGGTGAGGGGATTAAAAAAATTCAAAAGAAAAATTTTTTAATGATTTTAATAATTTATAATTTTTTAAATTCTCGTTTTTAATGTATTTCCATTATGCCCTAGCAATTTGAAAAAATAACATTCCAATTATTATTATTTATTTACAATAATTTAAGATATAAATTAAAAAAGTAATGAAAAATTAAATTATATATTATGTTGATCTTTTTTAATTACTCTATATTTTCTATATTCTTATTAGATATTTTTCTTTTAATTTCTATCTATTGAGGAAATTTAGTGTGACTTTGAATTTAAATAGTATTTTACCATTAAGAAGTTTTCTGCTAGATGTAAAGAATTACATTGAAAATAAAACATATTTTTTTGATTTTAGAAATAAAGTAAATAGAGAAATTATTTTACCAAATGGAAAGAGAAAAAAAACATCGTTATTTTTAAAAAACATTTATGCTTTGTATATCAAAGATATTGATAAAAAAAACACAATTGCTCAAACTATTGGTGTTTCAAGTAATTTAAAAGATAGTATTAAAATTGAATTAGAAAATAAAGACGTATTTGACGGAAATACACTAAAAAAATGGTATGATAAATTAAATTTATTATTAATATATGTTCAAAAAGAAAATATATTAGCCGAAGATTTTAAAAGCAATTGTATTTATCAATTTTCAATTAAAAATGAAAATATGAATGCTTATAGTAGCCTTATCAGTGCGGTATCAAAAAATTTATTTGATCTTAATTTTATGAATAAATACTATGATTTTTGTTATATGTTTGATGAGTATTTAATTCAATCAAAAATAGTAACAAGTGATCTATGCTTTAAAGTGTTATTCAATACTTTTTTTGAAAAATTATTTAAAAATAAAAAAATATCAACAGAAAAATTTAATCAATTTTTTATTACTATTTACGAATCATTAAACTCCGAAAAATATTACCATGATTACAAAATGCTCATGTATTTCAGGAATTTAAGGTATTTAATGCCCTCTGTGCAAGAGGATTCAATTTCATTATTAGGTGAGTCTTATAAATATAATAATTCAAAATGGATAGATGTATTTAAAGAATTTAAATTTATCAATGTCTTTCCAAATTATAGAATAAATGACAGGAATCATGTTTTTAACATATCGCCCTATTCTTTAAAATTTATTTTAAAGGCATATTCAAGCGCAAAAGCAGAACAAGTGAATGCAGATTTAAATAGAGTCACTATCTCTATAAATTTTATGCCTTATAATTATGTCGTGAATAATATACCGCTAGAGAATTATAAAATATTTTTAAATGATCTTAAAAACAATAAAATATACAATTCCAATGTTTTGTCTTTTTTGGAGCGTTATTCTCATCAAGGAGCACTGCAATTTGGTTGGACTACTATATTATTAGAAGCTGGTGGAAAAGAAAATTTTGTAATTTGCAATAAAAATAATGGAACTCTTTATAATATTGATTATATTCATAATGACACTATTCAAGTTACTTCAATAATGCAATTTAAAGTTATAAATATGCACAATCCAGAAGAAAAGGTTTTATTTACAAAAGATTTGGCCATTTTTTTTCAATGTGTTTTTCAGATTTCTCATACCAATATTGTTCATGTATTTGGAGCAAAAATGGGATTATTAAATGCTTCAAATTCAAATAAAAATGATTTGAAGTTTTTAAATATATTTAAAAAAGCAGTTAGAGACGAAAATATCATAGAAGAAAT is a window encoding:
- the rny gene encoding ribonuclease Y; the encoded protein is MGAWEFILLIAIGIAVAALAFLGVHTMNMRALAQEFKLKHEEAEKRLAEARLQAEELVKKALREAKEVAINEGRDFERIQREKNLEIKKVETRIQKREETIEKKAQLLDQKEKELKQKWDSAEAEEQKIQDALKKAQETLEESKSRLETVARLSQEEAREQLKKTIEVEVRKAASAEIRSAEEEARKVADERARGIIATSIQRIANEFVTDATVSVISLPTDDMKGRIIGREGRNIRTIEQATGVDLIIDDTPEAVIISCFNPIRREIAKTAIERLVADGRIHPARIEEVVQKTRSEFDQMIREAGERSSFDCGITGIHPEVIQALGKLKYMTTGGQSVLQHSIETAQIAGIIAAELDLNVRLTKRAALLHDIGKSLDEETEGNHSHVGALFLQKYGESAEVIEAAAKHHSENLHGVNPITVVVQTANVLSNFRPGARKEFLEKAIDRLKDMESTVEEFDGVEQAYVIKSGREVRAMVSPTVMDDEAVTLLAKSVAKRLRNDLHQSSNIKVTMVREQRATHLAK